A window of Flavobacterium psychrophilum genomic DNA:
CCATCTCTACACCAGCTGGAAGAGTGATAGTTCCTGTTACGTCTGTAGTTCTTACATAGAACTGCGGACGGTAGTTATTATGGAATGGAGTGTGACGTCCACCTTCTTCTTTTTTAAGGATATAAACCTCTGCATTGAAATGAGCATGTGGCTTAACAGATCCTGGCTTAATGATAACCATACCTCTTTTGATATCAGCTTTATCGATACCACGTAGAAGTAAACCTACGTTATCTCCAGCTTCACCTCTATCAAGGATTTTACGGAACATCTCAACACCAGTGATTGTAGAAGTAAGCTTCTCAGCACCCATACCAATGATTTCAACTGCATCACCTGTATTAGCAACACCAGTTTCGATACGACCTGTAGCAACAGTTCCACGACCAGTAATTGTAAATACGTCTTCAACAGGCATAAGGAATGGTTTCTCAACATCACGTACCGGCATTTCAATCCAAGTATCAACAGCCTCCATAAGAGCTAAAACTGTATCAACCCACTGAGGCTCACCATTAAGTGCACCTAGAGCAGAACCTTGGATAACTGGTCCGTTATCACCATCATATTGATAGAAAGATAGTAGATCTCTGATTTCCATTTCAACCAGCTCAAGAAGCTCAGCATCATCAACCATATCCACTTTATTCATAAATACAACCATTCTTGGAACACCAACCTGGCGACCTAGAAGGATGTGCTCACGTGTTTGAGGCATTGGTCCATCAGTTGCAGCAACTACAAGGATAGCACCATCCATCTGAGCAGCACCAGTAACCATGTTTTTCACGTAATCCGCGTGACCTGGACAGTCAACGTGAGCATAGTGACGGTTAGCTGTAGCATATTCTACGTGTGAAGTATTAATTGTAATACCTCTTTCTTTTTCTTCAGGAGCGTTATCAATTTGATCAAATGATTTTGCTTCAGAAAAACCTGCATCTGATAATACTTTAGTAATAGCAGCAGTCAAAGTTGTTTTACCGTGGTCAACGTGTCCGATTGTACCTATGTTAAGGTGCGGCTTCGACCTATCAAAAGTTTCCTTTGCCATGATTTAATAATTTAATCTTAGTTATATAATTAGTGTTCAAATTCTTTTAACTTGAGCCAATGACGGGAATTGAACCCGTGACCTCTTCCTTACCAAGGAAGCACTCTACCCCTGAGCTACACCGGCAACGTAACAGCAGGGCTGTTTTAGTGGGGAGAGAAGGATTCGAACCTTCGAAGGTTTCCCAACGGATTTACAGTCCGTCCTCGTTGGCCGCTTGAGTATCTCCCCTAACCTTTACTTTCAGTTGCTTTTTCAAAAAACGTTTGAGCTAAAATTATCAAAGCTTTATTTTAAACATCTCATCCTCAACGGAATCACAATTTAAGAAAACCAAAACAATAAAAACTCTTTATTTGAGCCGATAGAGGGACTCGAACCCACGACCTGCTGATTACAAATCAGCTGCTCTAGCCAGCTGAGCTACACCGGCAACTTACAATAAAAAAGTCCGCTATTTCTAACGGACTGCAAATGTAGAGAATTTATTTTTTAATCAAAACATTTTTCAACTTTTTTTTCTCTTTATGAGTATGCTCTGATTTTTTGTTTTCTTTTCATAAGTAAACGTTCCATAGAATCGGCCGCTAATTCAACAGCCTCCTCAAATGTTTTACACTGTTTTTTGACTATAAACTCGTCTCCCGGGACTGCAACTTTAATCTCTGCTATCTTATTTTGTTTATCACTGGTATTATCCAGTTTAAAATAGACATCCGAACCCACTACTTTGTCATAATACTTTTCAAGCTTATCCAAACGGTCCTGAACATAGCCCACCAGTTTCCTGTCAACATTAAAGTTGACTGCATGAACATTTACTTTCATAATCTCAAACTTTTTATTCGTTAAACATTTTTAAGAATCGCCACGGCTGCGAGGATGAGAATCTCCATACACCTTTTTCAACTCAGCAAGACTGCTGTGGGTATAAATTTGTGTAGACGATAAACTCGCATGCCCCAATAACTCTTTTACTGAATTCAAATCGGCTCCATTGTTAAGTAAATGTGTCGCAAATGTGTGCCGAAGCACGTGAGGACTCTTCTTTACCTTCCCGGAGACAACACTAAAGTAACTATTTATTAACCTATAAACAAAGGATTCACTGACTTTATTGCCACGGCTGTTTAAAATTAACACATCAGGATTTGTAACCGAAGTAAGCTTCCGTCTTTCAACAAGATACCTTCCCAACAATTGAGACGTACACTCCAATACCGGGAGTATACGCTCTTTATTACGTTTCCCTAACACTTTAAGCGTGTGGTTTCCCGAATCGAAACTATTCAGCTTAAGACCAATAAGCTCCGCACGACGAATTCCCGTAGTATAAAAAATTTCGATTATCAACCTATTCCTTATCCCCTCAAAATCATCAGGATAATCAACATCAGACATAACATCCTGAAGTTCTTTTTCTGAAAAAGGAACCTGTACTTTTTTTTCTGTTTTGAGGGATTTATGCTGCAGCAATGGATTCACCGTTATTTGCCTTGAGCGAAGTAAAAATTTATAAAATGATTTTAGTGAGGATATTTTACGGTTTACTGTCTTGTTAGCCATCCCGGACTCAACCAGGCTTACCACCCACCGACGTATAAAACTATAATTAATCTCTTCTAAAGAAACACCTTCATCCTCTTCTTTTATAAATTTCTCAAAAGAAGCAACATCGTCGGTATAAGCACGCAGCGTTAATAAGGAATAGTTTTTTTCCTTTAATAGATAATCTGCATATGCTTGTTTAGAATCGACCATAAAAAAAACCGTTAACAGCAAAGTTATGAAACTTTTCTGCTAACGGTAAGTATTTTTAATCCTATGGATTGATTAATTCTCTAGAGAATCTCTTAGTCCCTGGATATAACTTGCTTTCTGAACCTGAACTCTTCTTACAACTGAAGGTTTGATGAATGCCTGACGCTTTCTTAACTGACGTACAACGCCTGTTTTATCAAATTTTCTTTTGTAACGCTTAAGCGCTCTATCAATATTTTCTCCGTCTTTAATTGGTATAATCAACATAATATAACACCTCCTCTCGTTAAGGGTGCAAACTTATATCTTTTTTTTAAACCTCACAAACTAAATTTATATTTTATTTTACCGACCAAATAGTATATCCATGAGGCGGCGCCTGAACCTTAACCCAGGTATCTGCCTGCGTTACAGGCTCCCATACCGAATTACCTGTGTAGTCTTTAATTGTAGAATTCGCCCAATTGGTATCTACCCATCGCTCCTGCCAAGAATCGCTATTATTAATATAAACTATAATTCCGGGGCTGCCATTTCTTCGTGCTACATATTCATCGTTATCTGCATACAGATATGTTGTATTACCCGATGCCTTATTGTTGTGGATCCAAATAAGATTATTTAACTTGTTCTTATCCAGCCATTCCTCATAATCCCTGTAAAACATACATGGATATCCTTCGTGGGTTAGAATATAAGCATAGGCCAGTATCTTATTATTAAATATCTCATTAGTGTCATGATTAGATACAAACGTTACCGCTCTATATGGATTACGTTTTAACAACATATCACCATTTAGCTGTGTAAGATCGGCATTATTAAGTGCATCGCGCATCTTATAATAGCAGGCAAAATCAAAAGCACTTGATTCTGCACTATTTGCCCACGTCTCTAATGTAGCTGCATTACCATCCCAATATTCTCCAACCGTAAAACCTCCCACTGCATTTTTAAAGTTTTTCACCACCCACGGCTCAAAACCTTTTACATAGTCAAATCGCCAACCATCAAAATGCATTACATTTTTATAATATTTAGCTATAGAATTAGGATTATTATAGAGCCAGTCCTGAACATAAGCCTTATCATGACATAGATCCGGATAACCTCCAAAAGAGCCGGCGTCGGACGCATGAACATCATTTGGATGAAAATCATTATATGAACGTAAAAACAATCCTGAAGCGGGCGTAAAGCTTGTCCATGTATTAGCTCCTGTATAGGGATTAAACTCAGACGCACCACCACTATTATGATTGATTACTATATCAGCAATAACATCTATATTATTATTGTGTGCTGTATTGATAAGTGATTGTATTTCTGTCAAAGAGCCAAAACGGGTTTCAACATTTCCCATTTGATTATAACTCCCAAAGTCAAAGTAATCAAACGGATCGTACCCCATCGAATAACCCCCATTTTGTGCTTTGGTAGCCGGCGGCAGCCATATTGCATCAATACCAGCGTTAGCCCATGAAGGGACTTTTCCCGATATTGTATTCCACCAGGTGCCACCACCGGGAACATCCCAGTAGAAAGCCTGCATCATAACTTTAGAACCTGCAGCCTTGGCAGGAATACGGTTTTCATTTTGGCTATTTGCCTGATTGTTTTTTTCTGATACATCAGCATCACCGGAGCAGCCCCACATAATAAAAGCAGAGACTACAATTGTAAATATGCATTTCATAATTAATAGGTTTGATTATTACCTAATTTATAAAATTCAGTATTCACAATTACTTATTTCACACCAACACATCAACTACAACGTTATAGTGTTGATAAATAAAAATAAAAAAGGCTTCTGCAGATACAGAAGCCTTTAAAGCTATTTATATTTTAATTACCTAATCTTTAAGCAAATGACGCGAAATAACAAGTTTCTGAATTTCGGTAGTTCCCTCGCCGATAGTACATAGCTTAGAATCCCTGTAGAATTTTTCTACCGGGTAATCTTTCGTATAGCCATATCCTCCGTGTATTTGTACTGCCTCGTTAGAAACCCTTACACATACCTCAGAAGAATACATTTTACCCATTGCACCGGCAACAGTCATTTTCTTATTATTGTTCTTAAGGTATGCAGCTTTGTGAAGCAATAATTCTGAAGCTTCAATTTCTGTAGCCATATCAGCAAGCTTAAAGGCAATTCCCTGGAAGTTACTTATCGGCTGACCAAACTGATGGCGCTCTTTTGAATATTTCAATGCCGCTTCGTAAGCACCTTTAGCAATACCTAATGATAACGCTCCGATAGAGATACGCCCACCGTCAAGTATTTTCATAGCCTGAACAAAACCATCCCCTACCTCACCAAGCCTGTTGGCATCCGGTATGCGGCAGTTATCAAATATAAGTTCTGCGGTTTCGCTCGCGCGCATACCCAGTTTATTTTCTTTTTTACCACTTGTAAAGCCCTGCATGCCTTTTTCAAAAACGAAAGCTGTCATTCCTTTTGAATCTCCTTTTTCTCCGGTACGTACAATCACAACCGCTACGTCTCCTGATTTTGCGTGTGTAATAAAGTTTTTAGCACCGTTTACAACCCAATGGTCACCATCTTTAACAGCAGTAGTATTCATACCTCCTGCATCAGACCCTGTGTTGTGTTCTGTAAGGCCCCAGGCGCCAATATGCTCGGCAGTAGCCAGTTTAGGCAACCATTTCTTTTTTTGCTCTTCATTACCGAAAGTAAGTATATGATTAGTACATAAAGAGTTATGAGCAGCAACAGAAAGACCGATAGAAGGATCTACTTTAGAAATCTCTTCAACAACGGTGATGTATTCGTGGTAACCAAGACCCGACCCGCCGTATTCTTCAGGAACCAATACTCCCATATAGCCCATTTCGCCTAATTGCTTAAATAAGTCTACCGGAAAATGCTGGCTTTCGTCCCAGTCCATAATGTTCGGACGGATGTGCTGCTCTGCAAAATCCCTGATCGCTTCTGCGATCATGCTTTGCGTTTCATTATATTCAAAATTCATTTTTGTTTGATTTTTTTAGAATTCCAAATATAAGGCAATTATTTTTACTTTATCAACAGGAAAATTGCTAATCTTTAACAAATCATCAATTTTATGCAATTTTCCATTCATACTGCGTTCAGTAATTATACTTTTAGCCACATCTCTATTAAAGTACGGAAAACGCGACAGTTGCAGTAATGACGCTGTATTTACATTTATTTTTTCGACATCAGGCTGACCGATAACTTTAAAACTCTTTTTCAGTCCCAATTTAGCCTCCGGTGAAAATGCTGTAAAATCATCCATCTGATCCATACTAACGAATCCACCTAACATCGCCCGCCTGCGTAAAATCTCTTTAGCATAAAACGGCCCTATACCAAATACTTTTACAAGATCTTCCTCTAGTGCGGTATTTATATCACTTACTTTTAAAGCCATTTCGGATTTCGACTCCTTATTATATACCCTGCTTTCTTTAATTAAAGATTCAGTCTTTGTATAATCCGGTTTCACGCCAAATTTAAAATAGGCCGATAA
This region includes:
- a CDS encoding acyl-CoA dehydrogenase, translated to MNFEYNETQSMIAEAIRDFAEQHIRPNIMDWDESQHFPVDLFKQLGEMGYMGVLVPEEYGGSGLGYHEYITVVEEISKVDPSIGLSVAAHNSLCTNHILTFGNEEQKKKWLPKLATAEHIGAWGLTEHNTGSDAGGMNTTAVKDGDHWVVNGAKNFITHAKSGDVAVVIVRTGEKGDSKGMTAFVFEKGMQGFTSGKKENKLGMRASETAELIFDNCRIPDANRLGEVGDGFVQAMKILDGGRISIGALSLGIAKGAYEAALKYSKERHQFGQPISNFQGIAFKLADMATEIEASELLLHKAAYLKNNNKKMTVAGAMGKMYSSEVCVRVSNEAVQIHGGYGYTKDYPVEKFYRDSKLCTIGEGTTEIQKLVISRHLLKD
- a CDS encoding integrase, with product MVDSKQAYADYLLKEKNYSLLTLRAYTDDVASFEKFIKEEDEGVSLEEINYSFIRRWVVSLVESGMANKTVNRKISSLKSFYKFLLRSRQITVNPLLQHKSLKTEKKVQVPFSEKELQDVMSDVDYPDDFEGIRNRLIIEIFYTTGIRRAELIGLKLNSFDSGNHTLKVLGKRNKERILPVLECTSQLLGRYLVERRKLTSVTNPDVLILNSRGNKVSESFVYRLINSYFSVVSGKVKKSPHVLRHTFATHLLNNGADLNSVKELLGHASLSSTQIYTHSSLAELKKVYGDSHPRSRGDS
- a CDS encoding RNA polymerase subunit sigma-54; protein product: MKVNVHAVNFNVDRKLVGYVQDRLDKLEKYYDKVVGSDVYFKLDNTSDKQNKIAEIKVAVPGDEFIVKKQCKTFEEAVELAADSMERLLMKRKQKIRAYS
- the tuf gene encoding elongation factor Tu (EF-Tu; promotes GTP-dependent binding of aminoacyl-tRNA to the A-site of ribosomes during protein biosynthesis; when the tRNA anticodon matches the mRNA codon, GTP hydrolysis results; the inactive EF-Tu-GDP leaves the ribosome and release of GDP is promoted by elongation factor Ts; many prokaryotes have two copies of the gene encoding EF-Tu) gives rise to the protein MAKETFDRSKPHLNIGTIGHVDHGKTTLTAAITKVLSDAGFSEAKSFDQIDNAPEEKERGITINTSHVEYATANRHYAHVDCPGHADYVKNMVTGAAQMDGAILVVAATDGPMPQTREHILLGRQVGVPRMVVFMNKVDMVDDAELLELVEMEIRDLLSFYQYDGDNGPVIQGSALGALNGEPQWVDTVLALMEAVDTWIEMPVRDVEKPFLMPVEDVFTITGRGTVATGRIETGVANTGDAVEIIGMGAEKLTSTITGVEMFRKILDRGEAGDNVGLLLRGIDKADIKRGMVIIKPGSVKPHAHFNAEVYILKKEEGGRHTPFHNNYRPQFYVRTTDVTGTITLPAGVEMVMPGDNLTIEVTLLSPIALSVGLRFAIREGGRTVGAGQVTEIL
- a CDS encoding 30S ribosomal protein S21 — encoded protein: MLIIPIKDGENIDRALKRYKRKFDKTGVVRQLRKRQAFIKPSVVRRVQVQKASYIQGLRDSLEN
- a CDS encoding alpha-amylase produces the protein MKCIFTIVVSAFIMWGCSGDADVSEKNNQANSQNENRIPAKAAGSKVMMQAFYWDVPGGGTWWNTISGKVPSWANAGIDAIWLPPATKAQNGGYSMGYDPFDYFDFGSYNQMGNVETRFGSLTEIQSLINTAHNNNIDVIADIVINHNSGGASEFNPYTGANTWTSFTPASGLFLRSYNDFHPNDVHASDAGSFGGYPDLCHDKAYVQDWLYNNPNSIAKYYKNVMHFDGWRFDYVKGFEPWVVKNFKNAVGGFTVGEYWDGNAATLETWANSAESSAFDFACYYKMRDALNNADLTQLNGDMLLKRNPYRAVTFVSNHDTNEIFNNKILAYAYILTHEGYPCMFYRDYEEWLDKNKLNNLIWIHNNKASGNTTYLYADNDEYVARRNGSPGIIVYINNSDSWQERWVDTNWANSTIKDYTGNSVWEPVTQADTWVKVQAPPHGYTIWSVK